A genomic window from Ischnura elegans chromosome 10, ioIscEleg1.1, whole genome shotgun sequence includes:
- the LOC124166784 gene encoding U6 snRNA-associated Sm-like protein LSm8 encodes MASGLESYVNHTVSIITADGRNFVGTLKGFDQTINLILDESHERVYRTSEGVEQVVLGLHIIRGDNVAIVGEMDDELDSRLDLPNIRAEPLNSVVH; translated from the exons ATACGGTGTCGATCATCACCGCTGATGGAAGAAATTTTGTG GGTACTTTGAAGGGATTCGACCAGACTATAAATTTAATCCTCGATGAAAGTCATGAGAGAGTGTACAGAACCAGTGAAGGAGTTGAACAGGTTGTTTTAGGGCTTCACATTATTCGTGGTGACAATGT AGCTATTGTGGGAGAAATGGATGATGAACTGGATTCAAGACTTGATTTGCCAAATATTCGAGCGGAACCATTGAATTCAGTTGTCCACTGA